A genomic stretch from Penaeus monodon isolate SGIC_2016 chromosome 25, NSTDA_Pmon_1, whole genome shotgun sequence includes:
- the LOC119589414 gene encoding coiled-coil domain-containing protein 8-like, which produces MLGVWFPTILTPLMQPKLLSKSGGFEMTQRLQKIDLYEARRRGSLRGAGAEDQRSRGAENQRSRELEEPRTRGTENQRSREPEEPRTRGPEEPRTRGAEDQRSREPEEPRTRGAENQRSREPEEPRTRGAENQRSREPEEPRTRGAEEPRTRGAEDQRSRGPRIRRAENQRSRGPEEPRTRGAEDQRSRGPESREPEEPRTRGAENQSSRGPEELRNGRPEDQRSRGLEEPRTRGAEELRTIGAED; this is translated from the exons ATGCTGGGTGTCTGG TTTCCGACCATCCTCACGCCATTAATGCAGCCAAAATTGCTTTCCAAATCGGGAGGCTTTGAGATGACACAAAGACTCCAGAAAATAGATCTCTACGAGGCCAGGCGTCGCGGGAGTCTCCGGGGAGC AGGAGCCGAGGACCAGAGGAGCCGAGGAGCCGAGAACCAGAGGAGCCGAGAACTAGAGGAGCCGAGGACCAGAGGAACCGAGAACCAGCGGAGCCGAGAACCAGAGGAGCCGAGGACCCGAGGACCAGAGGAGCCGAGAACCAGAGGAGCCGAGGACCAGAGGAGCCGAGAACCAGAGGAGCCGAGGACCAGAGGAGCCGAGAACCAGAGGAGCCGAGAACCAGAGGAGCCGAGGACCAGAGGAGCCGAGAACCAGAGGAGCCGAGAACCAGAGGAGCCGAGAACCAGAGGAGCCGAGGAGCCGAGAACCAGAGGAGCCGAGGACCAGAGGAGCCGAGGACCGAGAATCAGAAGAGCCGAGAACCAGAGGAGCCGAGGACCAGAGGAGCCGAGGACCAGAGGAGCCGAGGACCAGAGAAGCCGAGGACCAGAGAGCCGAGAACCAGAGGAGCCGAGAACCAGAGGAGCCGAGAACCAGAGTAGCCGAGGACCAGAGGAGCTAAGGAACGGAAGACCCGAGGACCAGAGGAGCCGAGGACTAGAGGAGCCGAGAACCAGAGGAGCCGAGGAACTGAGGACCATAGGAGCCGAGGACTAG